In Vespa crabro chromosome 5, iyVesCrab1.2, whole genome shotgun sequence, a single window of DNA contains:
- the LOC124424103 gene encoding peroxisome biogenesis factor 10-like isoform X1 — MANFVSLLSRIHLYKRTIFKKFQGIIHRWLINTMDIREDQDISEYHQKRTLKYANQAEILRSHQRDMDFISLLQEKIYNLLHGFKNYRTLSKYVISDIPARLIYFLFTSGTGNQTLGEEYTGIVQANIKNYTVPSLNARIISMILEYFGERILLKELGVLQRYINDPRNQLTEQSVKLFNLILTRLQSIIPLLVLIHKGFFYISGRYYSLGKRLTKIDYGKVYGSSSVDKVSWGLRLLGIITLMQTVLRIWQNESQQKDNEELIKLAETDVHKNCQLCTEAISTTATPCGHTFCWPCISNWLRNKPQCPFCRENVPPQRIVYLMNL; from the exons ATGGCCAACTTCGTATCATTACTCTCTaggatacatttatataagaggacaatttttaaaaagtttcaaGGAATCATTCATAGATg gttaataaatacaatggATATTCGGGAAGATCAGGATATATCAGAATATCATcaaaaaagaacattaaaaTATGCCAATCAAGCAGAAATACTTAGGAGTCATCAAAGGGATATggattttatatcattattacaagaaaagatttacaatttattacaTGGCTTTAAGAATTATAGAACCTTATCTAAATATGTAATTTCTGATATCCCAGCTagattgatatattttcttttcacgtcTGGAACGGGCAATCAAACTTTAGGCGAAGAATATACCGGGATCGTACAagctaatattaaaaattataccgTTCCAtctttaaat gCAAGGATTATAAGTATGATTCTTGAATATTTTGgggaaagaatattattaaaagaattggGTGTATTACaaagatatattaatgatCCTCGTAATCAATTAACAGAGCAATCGgttaaattgtttaatttgattttaacaAGATTACAGTCAATAATACCTCTACTTGTATTAATTCATAAaggtttcttttatatctctgGTAGATATTATAGTTTAGGTAAAAGATTAACTAAAATAGATTATGGAaag GTTTATGGTAGTTCATCAGTGGACAAAGTTAGCTGGGGTTTAAGGCTACTTGGTATTATAACTTTAATGCAAACTGTATTAAGAATATGGCAAAATGAATCGCAGCAAAAGGATAACGAAGAGCTTATAAAATTAGCGGAAACAGATGTTCATAAAAACTGTCAATTGTGTACCGAAGCAATATCAACAACTGCAACTCCCTGTGGTCACACATTTTGTTGGCCTTGCATTAGTAACTGGTTGCGTAATAAACCACAATGTCCCTTTTGTAGAGAAAATGTTCCACCCCAAAGAATAGTATATTTAATGAatctataa
- the LOC124424103 gene encoding peroxisome biogenesis factor 10-like isoform X2, whose translation MDIREDQDISEYHQKRTLKYANQAEILRSHQRDMDFISLLQEKIYNLLHGFKNYRTLSKYVISDIPARLIYFLFTSGTGNQTLGEEYTGIVQANIKNYTVPSLNARIISMILEYFGERILLKELGVLQRYINDPRNQLTEQSVKLFNLILTRLQSIIPLLVLIHKGFFYISGRYYSLGKRLTKIDYGKVYGSSSVDKVSWGLRLLGIITLMQTVLRIWQNESQQKDNEELIKLAETDVHKNCQLCTEAISTTATPCGHTFCWPCISNWLRNKPQCPFCRENVPPQRIVYLMNL comes from the exons atggATATTCGGGAAGATCAGGATATATCAGAATATCATcaaaaaagaacattaaaaTATGCCAATCAAGCAGAAATACTTAGGAGTCATCAAAGGGATATggattttatatcattattacaagaaaagatttacaatttattacaTGGCTTTAAGAATTATAGAACCTTATCTAAATATGTAATTTCTGATATCCCAGCTagattgatatattttcttttcacgtcTGGAACGGGCAATCAAACTTTAGGCGAAGAATATACCGGGATCGTACAagctaatattaaaaattataccgTTCCAtctttaaat gCAAGGATTATAAGTATGATTCTTGAATATTTTGgggaaagaatattattaaaagaattggGTGTATTACaaagatatattaatgatCCTCGTAATCAATTAACAGAGCAATCGgttaaattgtttaatttgattttaacaAGATTACAGTCAATAATACCTCTACTTGTATTAATTCATAAaggtttcttttatatctctgGTAGATATTATAGTTTAGGTAAAAGATTAACTAAAATAGATTATGGAaag GTTTATGGTAGTTCATCAGTGGACAAAGTTAGCTGGGGTTTAAGGCTACTTGGTATTATAACTTTAATGCAAACTGTATTAAGAATATGGCAAAATGAATCGCAGCAAAAGGATAACGAAGAGCTTATAAAATTAGCGGAAACAGATGTTCATAAAAACTGTCAATTGTGTACCGAAGCAATATCAACAACTGCAACTCCCTGTGGTCACACATTTTGTTGGCCTTGCATTAGTAACTGGTTGCGTAATAAACCACAATGTCCCTTTTGTAGAGAAAATGTTCCACCCCAAAGAATAGTATATTTAATGAatctataa